One window of Chloroflexus aggregans DSM 9485 genomic DNA carries:
- a CDS encoding rhamnulokinase gives MAERAHWIAIDIGASSGRVILGRWDGSRVVLEELHRFPNGMIEREGHLFWEVGRLWVEVQRGLQQYAANEEVTLLRSIGIDTWAVDYGLLDAQGELIGDPFAYRDPRNNGIAEQVDALISPTELYQRTGLQRLPFNTLYQLYAERHSGRLERATALLLIPDLFHYWLTGQRVAEYTNASTTMFLDARQRVWATDLLTPLGIPTHILPPLVMPGTRLGPLRPELQADLGLPASVTVVAVGTHDTASAVAAVPHLDAQSAYISSGTWSLVGVERTEPLINDAARQLNVTNEGGVYGTIRLLKNVSGLWLLQECQRRWHEDGLNLRWDDIVAQAATAPPRRSLIDPDAPEFLAVGDMPARIRDYCRRTGQPEPETVGEIARCCLDSLALRYQQVIDALAELTGQTITTVRIVGGGSQNALLCQLTADACRRPVVAGPTEGTALGNILVQAIATGYLPNLSTARQVAAASVGQQRYEPRVG, from the coding sequence ATGGCCGAACGAGCGCATTGGATTGCCATTGATATTGGTGCGTCTAGTGGTCGCGTGATCTTAGGCCGATGGGATGGTAGTCGGGTTGTATTAGAGGAACTGCACCGCTTCCCAAACGGTATGATCGAGCGTGAGGGTCATCTGTTTTGGGAGGTGGGACGGCTATGGGTAGAGGTACAACGTGGCTTACAGCAGTATGCTGCGAACGAAGAGGTGACACTCCTGCGGAGCATCGGTATCGATACGTGGGCGGTTGATTATGGCCTGCTCGATGCCCAGGGTGAGCTGATCGGCGATCCGTTTGCGTATCGCGATCCGCGCAACAATGGTATTGCCGAGCAGGTTGATGCGCTTATCTCACCGACCGAGTTGTACCAACGCACCGGTTTGCAGCGATTACCGTTTAATACACTTTACCAATTGTACGCTGAACGGCATAGTGGCCGGTTGGAGCGAGCGACGGCCCTTCTCCTCATTCCTGACCTGTTCCATTATTGGTTGACCGGACAACGAGTGGCGGAATATACCAACGCCAGCACCACCATGTTTCTCGATGCACGGCAGCGGGTTTGGGCAACCGATCTGCTCACCCCGCTGGGCATTCCAACGCACATCTTGCCGCCGTTGGTGATGCCGGGCACGCGCCTTGGCCCGTTGCGGCCTGAACTCCAAGCCGATCTGGGGTTGCCGGCGAGCGTGACGGTAGTGGCAGTAGGCACTCACGACACGGCCAGTGCAGTTGCCGCCGTACCGCATCTTGATGCGCAGAGCGCTTACATCAGCAGCGGCACGTGGAGTTTGGTTGGCGTCGAGCGGACTGAACCGCTGATCAATGATGCGGCTCGTCAATTGAATGTGACGAACGAAGGCGGCGTGTACGGCACAATCCGTTTGCTCAAGAACGTAAGCGGGTTGTGGCTGTTGCAAGAGTGCCAACGGCGCTGGCACGAAGATGGTCTCAACCTACGTTGGGACGATATTGTCGCGCAAGCTGCCACCGCGCCGCCGCGTCGGTCGCTGATCGATCCCGATGCGCCGGAGTTTCTCGCCGTCGGTGATATGCCGGCGCGCATTCGCGACTACTGCCGGCGTACCGGCCAGCCGGAGCCGGAAACGGTAGGTGAAATTGCCCGCTGCTGCCTTGATAGTCTTGCCCTACGCTACCAACAGGTGATTGACGCGCTGGCCGAACTCACCGGGCAGACCATCACCACGGTGCGGATCGTTGGCGGTGGCAGTCAGAACGCCCTGCTTTGCCAATTAACTGCCGACGCCTGCCGGCGGCCGGTCGTAGCCGGTCCGACCGAAGGTACGGCGCTGGGGAACATCCTTGTGCAAGCAATTGCGACGGGCTATCTACCCAATCTGTCAACTGCACGACAAGTAGCCGCTGCTTCGGTTGGGCAGCAACGTTACGAACCGCGCGTTGGGTGA
- a CDS encoding cryptochrome/photolyase family protein, with protein sequence MTTLSESVWILGDQLSPTHPGLAPNRRVVLIESLARLNQRPYHRHKLVLIISAMRHYAAELRAAGYDVDLRVAPDFLSGLRDHVNTFGVQHLYCLAAAEYATRQFQHRLTAELGIPVTILPNTLFLVERFPPPRSPALMEPFYRMMRRQTGLLIEPDGQPTGGVWNFDRENRRRYDGRPVPPPLRFPPDTITRQTIADLAVACPHAIGSVEEFDLPVTRAQALTALDDFITHRLPDFGPFEDAMSAEHELLFHSRLSPLLNIGLLDPLETAQAAVNAYERGHAPLSSVEGFVRQIIGWREYIYYRYWELMPDLLQANAWQAERPLPAWYWTGQTRMRCLHCVIQRVLQNGYCHHIERLMVLCNFAMLAGVQPQAVNDWFLECYVDAYEWVVTPNVIGMGLNADGGRTATKPYIASAAYIDKMSDYCKGCFYDRKARVGPRACPFNTLYWNFLINHEERLRANPRLGPAVLGLSRLSAAEREAIAAQAEEVLERIEQL encoded by the coding sequence ATGACCACGCTTTCTGAATCGGTCTGGATCCTCGGCGACCAACTCAGCCCGACCCATCCCGGTTTGGCCCCCAACCGCCGCGTAGTGCTGATCGAATCGCTGGCTCGCCTTAATCAACGCCCGTACCACCGGCACAAGCTGGTGCTGATTATCAGCGCCATGCGCCATTACGCTGCTGAACTACGTGCAGCCGGCTACGACGTCGATCTCCGTGTAGCACCCGATTTTCTGAGCGGCTTACGTGATCATGTCAATACGTTTGGGGTACAGCACTTGTACTGCCTCGCCGCCGCCGAATATGCCACCCGCCAATTCCAACACCGTCTCACAGCCGAACTCGGTATTCCGGTGACGATCCTGCCTAATACTCTCTTCCTCGTCGAACGCTTCCCTCCGCCCCGCTCACCGGCGTTGATGGAACCGTTTTACCGCATGATGCGCCGGCAGACCGGCCTCTTGATTGAGCCAGACGGTCAACCTACCGGTGGTGTGTGGAATTTTGACCGCGAGAATCGTCGTCGGTACGATGGAAGACCGGTACCGCCGCCGTTGCGCTTCCCGCCCGACACAATTACCCGGCAGACGATTGCCGACCTCGCCGTTGCCTGTCCTCACGCCATCGGGAGTGTCGAGGAGTTCGACTTGCCGGTTACGCGAGCCCAAGCCCTCACCGCACTCGATGATTTTATCACGCACCGTTTACCTGACTTCGGCCCGTTTGAAGACGCGATGAGCGCCGAGCACGAGCTGCTCTTCCATTCCCGCCTCTCACCGCTGCTCAACATCGGCTTGCTCGATCCGCTGGAAACGGCGCAAGCTGCGGTGAACGCCTACGAGCGCGGCCACGCACCGTTGTCCTCGGTCGAAGGCTTTGTACGCCAGATTATCGGCTGGCGCGAATATATCTATTACCGCTACTGGGAACTAATGCCCGACCTCTTGCAGGCCAATGCGTGGCAGGCCGAACGACCGTTACCGGCATGGTACTGGACGGGTCAGACTCGTATGCGCTGTTTGCACTGCGTGATTCAACGAGTGTTGCAGAATGGTTATTGCCACCATATCGAGCGCCTGATGGTGCTGTGCAATTTTGCTATGCTGGCCGGGGTACAGCCTCAAGCGGTGAACGACTGGTTTCTCGAATGTTATGTCGATGCGTATGAGTGGGTAGTCACGCCGAATGTGATCGGGATGGGGTTAAACGCCGACGGGGGACGCACGGCGACCAAGCCATACATTGCCAGCGCCGCTTACATCGATAAGATGAGCGACTACTGCAAAGGTTGTTTCTACGATCGAAAGGCTCGGGTCGGGCCACGTGCTTGCCCATTTAACACCCTCTACTGGAACTTTCTTATCAACCACGAAGAGCGTCTGCGCGCTAACCCTCGTCTTGGCCCGGCGGTGTTGGGGCTAAGCCGGCTTAGCGCCGCTGAGCGGGAAGCAATTGCGGCGCAGGCAGAAGAGGTGTTAGAACGAATAGAGCAGTTGTAG
- a CDS encoding transposase, with amino-acid sequence MTYDPEQHHRRSIRLPGYDYVQAGGYFITICTHDRTNMFGEVVDGEMQVNAVGEVVCAEWFRTAQIRPYVRLYDDEFVVMPNHIHGIIWIINDDVGATRRVAPARRVAHRVGATRRVAPTDPPRGPASGSIGAIVGQFKSIATKRINALRGTPGAPVWQRNYYEHIIRTEDALQRIREYIATNPLRWHLDRENPDEW; translated from the coding sequence ATGACCTACGACCCGGAACAGCACCATCGGCGCAGCATTCGGTTACCCGGATATGATTACGTGCAGGCGGGGGGATACTTCATCACCATCTGCACCCACGACCGGACGAACATGTTCGGCGAGGTCGTGGACGGGGAGATGCAGGTGAATGCGGTGGGGGAGGTTGTTTGCGCAGAATGGTTCAGGACCGCGCAAATCCGCCCATATGTGCGTTTATACGACGATGAATTTGTGGTCATGCCCAACCACATACACGGGATCATCTGGATCATCAACGACGACGTAGGGGCGACCCGGCGGGTCGCCCCTGCCCGGCGGGTCGCCCATCGCGTGGGGGCGACGCGCCGCGTCGCCCCTACCGATCCGCCGCGGGGGCCGGCGTCAGGTTCCATTGGCGCCATCGTCGGCCAATTCAAATCCATCGCCACCAAACGGATCAATGCCCTACGGGGCACACCGGGCGCACCCGTCTGGCAACGCAATTATTACGAACACATCATCCGCACCGAAGACGCCCTGCAACGCATCCGTGAATACATCGCCACCAACCCCCTGCGCTGGCACCTGGACCGGGAAAACCCTGACGAATGGTAG
- a CDS encoding Eco57I restriction-modification methylase domain-containing protein: protein MNNLLQRIQSCLNSAGSPQKLGELFCQTLNWSAPRGLLPRTLDFGAPINQSITLQPVARLSGLPVYRVIWPGDRLPGITARRAVQRALKPVHAEHVLCYVTQDARQLAFTWARERSDGKIELRTLPYDVGSPARTTVERLAELAFTLDELAHGEPPITTLTDKLNRAFDVEAVTRRFFADYKQVFATLQRLLFDATGDKVWAHDYALQLLNRLMFLYFIQRKGWLGGNPRFIAEFWRAYKASNQPNNSFFERWLSVLFFEAFNNTFHGGHRQFPSAIYEALQLAPYLNGGLFTRNRLDDAHSVTVPDAFFATLFDEFDGSRPGFLERYNFTIAESTPLDIEVAVDPEMIGKVYESLVNITFEGITDDDRRGSAGIFYTSRVEIDLMCRLALVDALTNRLGTDKKPLLYDAIFAYEPAEKEAADAAIADQNLWPDLNRMLRETTICDPACGSGAFLVGMLLVLDDLQARANAQLGIDETPYERRRRIIGEQLYGVDVMDWAVHVTELRLWLQLVVETELAPAELKFRPLLPNLSFKIRCGDSLVQEIGGIDFGLHRAHLAISAQLKGRITQLKGKKLRFYQGQKDLREADLKQEEVNLFRAILDYKQHVLQTHIATLTHQIESPVEQVALPGLEAPTDRAAYQRRLEQLRAEREEKHAELARITDALAALRSAQHVPFVWDIAFVEIFEGDKGGFDIVIGNPPYVRQEMIAPPRLDPNDFGGETSDRWKEQKKAYKAKLQQSVAAAWPRFFRYKSGKADFRKLDGKSDLYIYFYLHGLALLNPQGSFCFITSNSWLDVGYGADLQEFLLKHSHVRFILDNERKRSFAQADVNTIIALLAPPDDRREHGLEHTARFVMFTVPFEEVLSAETFKALEAATERQRTDHWRITVVPQRQLFEEGLVREDDEEATPGKPTKSRGPLIKTARYEANKWGGKYLRAPDIFFTILEKGKGKLVRLGDIAEVRFGIKTGANEFFYLDDEKIRQWGIEEEFLKPVIKSPRECRSIVIKPEDLKYKIFMCHKDKAELQGTAALEYITWGETQGFHERPSCRGRQRWWDVGVRPKARVSINYLVDETMRFFMKEDGFYVSDNFQEWHVSADDFWQAGVAANSTVFQLFANITGRANFGGGLMKIQTYEVAAMEVLAPSTLPLSRCRSALQHVGRIDLNSPDRRALDDVVFDVLGLTAGEREAVYEAVVALVRARLEKARSVKP, encoded by the coding sequence ATGAACAATCTACTTCAACGCATTCAATCGTGCTTGAATAGCGCCGGCTCACCGCAGAAACTCGGCGAACTCTTCTGCCAAACGCTCAACTGGAGCGCGCCGCGCGGCTTGCTGCCGCGCACGCTCGATTTCGGCGCGCCCATCAACCAGAGCATCACGCTCCAGCCCGTTGCCCGGCTTTCGGGCCTGCCGGTCTATCGCGTCATCTGGCCGGGGGATCGGCTGCCGGGCATCACCGCCCGCCGCGCCGTCCAGCGCGCACTCAAGCCGGTGCATGCCGAGCATGTGCTCTGCTACGTCACCCAAGACGCCCGCCAGCTTGCCTTCACATGGGCGCGTGAGCGATCCGACGGCAAAATTGAACTGCGCACGCTCCCCTACGACGTCGGATCGCCGGCGCGTACCACCGTTGAACGTCTCGCCGAACTGGCGTTCACCCTCGACGAGCTGGCCCATGGCGAGCCTCCCATCACCACCCTCACCGACAAACTCAACCGCGCATTTGATGTCGAAGCGGTCACCCGGCGGTTCTTTGCCGATTACAAACAGGTCTTTGCCACCCTGCAACGGCTGCTCTTCGACGCCACCGGCGATAAGGTCTGGGCGCACGATTACGCGCTGCAACTGCTCAACCGGCTGATGTTCCTCTACTTCATCCAGCGCAAAGGCTGGCTCGGCGGCAACCCACGATTCATCGCCGAGTTCTGGCGCGCATACAAGGCTTCCAACCAGCCCAACAACAGCTTCTTCGAGCGCTGGCTCTCGGTACTGTTCTTCGAGGCGTTCAACAACACCTTCCACGGCGGCCATCGGCAGTTTCCCTCTGCGATTTACGAGGCGCTCCAGCTTGCGCCATATCTCAACGGCGGACTCTTCACCCGCAACCGGCTCGACGATGCCCACAGTGTGACGGTACCCGATGCGTTCTTTGCCACGCTCTTCGACGAGTTCGACGGCAGCAGACCCGGCTTTCTCGAACGCTACAACTTCACCATCGCCGAATCGACGCCGCTCGATATCGAGGTTGCCGTTGACCCCGAAATGATCGGCAAGGTCTACGAGTCGCTGGTCAACATCACGTTCGAGGGGATCACCGATGACGACCGTCGCGGCTCGGCCGGCATTTTCTACACCTCGCGGGTGGAGATTGACCTGATGTGCCGCCTCGCGCTCGTGGACGCGCTGACCAATCGGCTCGGCACAGACAAAAAACCGCTCCTCTACGACGCCATCTTTGCCTACGAACCTGCCGAGAAAGAGGCTGCCGATGCTGCGATCGCCGACCAGAACCTGTGGCCCGACCTCAACCGTATGCTGCGCGAAACCACCATCTGCGACCCCGCCTGTGGCTCCGGTGCATTTCTCGTCGGGATGCTGCTCGTGCTCGACGACCTTCAGGCCCGCGCCAATGCCCAACTCGGCATTGATGAAACACCCTACGAACGCCGCCGCCGCATCATCGGCGAGCAACTGTACGGCGTAGACGTGATGGACTGGGCCGTCCACGTCACCGAATTGCGCCTCTGGCTGCAACTGGTCGTCGAAACCGAGCTGGCGCCGGCCGAACTGAAGTTCCGCCCGTTGCTGCCCAATCTCTCGTTCAAAATACGCTGCGGCGATAGCCTCGTGCAAGAGATCGGCGGCATCGACTTCGGCCTGCACCGGGCGCATCTCGCCATCTCGGCCCAGCTCAAAGGTCGTATCACCCAGCTCAAAGGCAAAAAACTCCGCTTTTACCAAGGCCAGAAGGACCTGCGCGAAGCCGACCTCAAACAAGAAGAGGTCAATCTCTTCCGTGCCATCCTTGACTACAAACAACACGTGCTGCAAACCCACATTGCCACGCTCACCCACCAGATTGAATCGCCGGTCGAGCAAGTCGCGCTGCCGGGCCTGGAGGCCCCCACCGATCGCGCTGCATACCAGCGCCGCCTCGAGCAGCTCCGCGCCGAACGCGAGGAGAAGCACGCCGAACTCGCCCGCATCACCGACGCGCTCGCGGCGCTCCGCAGCGCGCAGCACGTCCCCTTTGTCTGGGACATCGCCTTTGTGGAAATCTTTGAGGGCGACAAGGGCGGCTTCGACATCGTGATCGGCAATCCGCCCTACGTTCGGCAGGAGATGATCGCCCCGCCCCGGCTCGACCCGAACGACTTCGGCGGCGAAACGTCCGACCGCTGGAAAGAGCAGAAAAAAGCCTACAAAGCCAAACTCCAGCAGTCGGTTGCCGCTGCGTGGCCGCGGTTCTTTCGCTACAAATCCGGCAAGGCCGATTTCCGCAAGCTAGACGGCAAAAGCGACCTGTACATCTACTTTTACCTGCACGGGCTAGCGCTGCTCAACCCGCAGGGCAGCTTCTGCTTCATCACGTCCAACTCGTGGCTCGACGTCGGCTACGGCGCAGACTTGCAGGAGTTTCTGCTCAAACACAGCCACGTTCGGTTCATCCTCGACAACGAGCGCAAGCGCTCGTTTGCGCAGGCCGATGTCAACACGATCATCGCGCTGCTCGCCCCGCCCGACGACCGCCGCGAGCACGGGCTGGAGCACACCGCGCGCTTTGTGATGTTCACGGTGCCGTTCGAGGAGGTGCTCAGCGCCGAGACGTTCAAGGCGCTCGAGGCCGCCACCGAACGCCAGCGCACCGACCATTGGCGCATCACCGTCGTGCCCCAACGCCAGCTTTTTGAAGAAGGCCTCGTCCGCGAGGACGACGAGGAAGCAACGCCCGGCAAACCCACAAAATCCCGCGGCCCGCTCATCAAAACCGCCCGCTACGAAGCCAACAAATGGGGCGGCAAATACCTGCGCGCGCCGGACATCTTCTTCACCATTCTAGAAAAGGGCAAAGGCAAGCTCGTTCGCCTGGGCGACATCGCCGAGGTGCGCTTCGGCATCAAGACCGGCGCGAACGAGTTCTTCTACCTCGACGACGAGAAAATCCGCCAGTGGGGCATCGAAGAGGAGTTTCTCAAGCCGGTCATCAAAAGCCCGCGCGAATGCCGCTCCATCGTCATCAAGCCCGAAGACCTCAAGTACAAAATCTTCATGTGCCACAAAGACAAAGCCGAACTCCAAGGCACCGCCGCGCTCGAATACATCACGTGGGGCGAAACGCAGGGCTTCCACGAGCGGCCCAGTTGTAGGGGTAGGCAGAGGTGGTGGGATGTGGGTGTCCGTCCTAAAGCGAGGGTGAGTATCAATTACCTTGTTGACGAAACCATGCGCTTTTTCATGAAAGAAGACGGCTTCTACGTGAGCGACAATTTCCAAGAGTGGCACGTTTCAGCAGACGATTTTTGGCAGGCCGGGGTTGCTGCAAACAGCACCGTTTTCCAACTTTTTGCCAACATTACAGGGCGCGCAAACTTCGGCGGCGGCTTGATGAAGATCCAAACATACGAGGTGGCTGCGATGGAAGTTTTAGCCCCAAGCACCTTGCCCCTTTCCAGATGCCGGAGCGCACTTCAACATGTCGGTCGGATTGACTTGAATTCGCCCGACCGTCGCGCGTTGGACGATGTGGTGTTTGACGTGTTGGGATTGACGGCTGGGGAGCGGGAGGCGGTGTATGAGGCGGTGGTGGCGCTGGTGCGCGCGCGGCTGGAGAAAGCGCGGAGTGTGAAGCCATGA